The DNA window CCGGTCTGCACCGGGACGGACACTGACTTACGGGTAATGATGCCAGGAGCGAGTTTTTCGACAGGATACTGGGCGTCTGCCTTGATGGGGCCCTTGCCATCCAGAGGCTCACCGAGGGTGCTGACAACGCGGCCCAGGAGACCTTTGCCGACAGGAACGGAAAGGAGACGGCCCGTGGTCTTGACTTCGTCGCCAGCCTTGATGCCTTCAGAGGAACCGAGAAGCACGCAGCCGACTTCGGTTTCTTCCAGGTTCAGAGCGAGGCCGAACTGACCGTTCGAGAACTCAATCATTTCGTTGAGCATCACATCGCTCAAGCCTTCAATCTTGGCTGCGCCGTCACCGATCTCGCGGACTACGCCGACATTGGACTTGGTGACCGCCGTCTTGAGTCCGGCGATTTGGGATTCGATCTCCTGGAGGATGTTGCTCATGGTAACTGCTGGTTTTGAAAGGGGAAAGGTGGAGGCGGAAAGGATGCCGGGCGGGGACGGTTAGGAAAGGGAGGCTTTGAGGGCTTCGAGACGGGCTTTGACTGAGCCATCCCAGACATCGCTGCCGACCTTGACGCGAATGCCGCCAAGGAGCTCAGGCTTGATGTGATATTCAAGGGCCAGCTCGCGACCATATTTCTGCGAGAGGCTGGTGTTCAGGCCGGACTGGATGTCTGCGGTGAGAGGCGTGGCGCTTTCCACCACGGCGCGCTGGCTTTCGATCTCGTTGCGCACCTGGGCGGCAAGGGAATCCAGCAGGCCGTGATAACCGCGAGGCTTGGTGGCGATGATTTTGTCCACGATCATGCGCACGCGGGACTCGTCCAGCTTACCATTCACCATGCAGAGGCGAAAAAGCTGGCGGGATGTGCGGCGGACTTCCTTGCTGATTTTCATGATCGTGGTGGCGAGGAAAAGGGATTACCGGCTGACCTGGGCGGAGGTTTCTTGATTGATGCGGGCCTGGTCGTCGGTGTTGAGGACCTTGCCAGTGACGCGGGTGGTCGCATCCGTAACCATGCGGCCGAATTCGGCTTTCAGCTGGGCCATGACCTGCTCGTGCTCCATCTTGGCGGCCTCACGGGCTTTGACGAGGATCTGGCCGGCTTCCTGGATGGCTTCCTGCTGGCGTTTTTCAGCGAGGGACTTGGCGCTGTCACCAGCTTCTTTGACCATGCGGTTGGCGTCGTCGTTGGCTTTGTCAACAATGGCCTGGGCATTCTTCTCAGCCTCAGCGAGGTCGCGGGCGATTTTTTCAAGCTTGGACTCACCGTCAGCGATGCGCATGCGGCGCTGCTCCAGCATGCCCATGATGGGACCAAAAGCCTTGGTCTTGAGCACATAAAACACGACAAGGAAAATGATGACCTGCGCGATCAATTTTGGCAGTTCGAGGCCAAACTGGTCTGCAATGTCGGAGGCTGCAAGGAAGGTCGTGGTCATGACAAGATCAAATAAATAAGCGGGGGTGGAGATGGCGACCTTATGCAGACCGCCATCTCCGGGGGAGGATTAACGGCCCTGGAACGCGATGATCAGAGCGTAAATGGCGACGGCTTCTGCCAGCGCCATGCCGATGATTGCCAGAGTCTGGATGCTGCCAGCAGCGCCAGGGTTACGACCGACAGCTTCCACTGCCTTGCCACCGATCAGACCGATGCCGATAGCGGCACCAGCACCAGCGAGACCCAGGGTAAGGGAACCGGAGATACCCTGTGCAGCAGCGGCAGCAGCAGGAGCAGCCTCGGCTGCCATAGACATGATTTCCATCATCATAGTGTTATTCTTCTTTCTGTATTTGGTTGTTCTGGCCGCCGCCCACACTCATAGGCATGGTCCCGACGGTCAAAGTTTTCAATGGTGATCGTGACCATGCTCTTCACCATGATGCTCGTCATGCGTGGTGGAAAGCTGGATATAAACGGCGCAAAGGAGGGTGAAAACAGCAGCCTGCAGCAGGCCAACGAGCAACTCCATGAAGTAAAAGGGAATCGGAGCAATGGTGGCGATGATGAATTTTCCAACGGCACCCAAACCAAACATGTCACCCAAGGTCATCATGGTATGAAGCAGCGTTTCACCGGCGTAAATGTTCCCGAAAAGACGCAGGGAAAGAGATCCCGGACGGAACATGATGGAGACGATTTCAATGGCACCCACCAGGAGGAAGACAAGGGCAATGAAGATTCCCATGATGCCCGTGGCACCACCCTTGGCACCGAACGTGTGCTTGATGAAACCCCAGACGCCAAGCTCACGAATGGTGAGATAGAACCAGACAAGCATGAAGCAGAGGGCCATGCCCAAGGTCATGTTCAAATCCGCCGTAGCAGGGCGCAGAAGCGGCTCGGTAATGTGCGTCATGGAAAGCACACCATATCCATGACCCCAACCAATGGTACCTACACCCGGAAGCAGACCGAAGTAGTTGGAGACCAGAATGAAGATGAACAGAGTGGCCAGCAGAGGAAAGGCGCGAGGAGCCTGCTTGGGACCAACGATGGCCTCCACCTGATTATAGACCGCCTCAATGATGGACTCGAAAAAGTTCTGCCACGGATGTGGAATAAGCGTCATTTTAGACGTGGCCTTGTTGGCCATCCAGATGATGACACCCGTAACGATGGCAGCGACAAGGCAAGAATTGGTGACGAAAGCCCAGAAGCTTTCACGTTCTCCCCCGCCAAGCAATGACACGGCCTTGCGGCTCACTTCAGCGAGCAGAAGGGCGGATGAGGGAAAGGTAAAACTTACGTCCATAGCAAATAGCGGGCCGGGTCGGCTAAGAGTGTTTAGCAGCGGGCCAGATAGAGGCAAGACTTATTTGTGAAATTTTTCACAAAGTCATCCGTGCCCTTATTTTAAAGGGTTCCGACGACTTTTCAGGTTTTCGGGACCGCCGTCCGAAATGACTTCACCAGGCGGTCCATCCGCCATCCACCGGCAGGTCAATTCCGGTAATGTAGCTTGCCGCATCGCTGAGTAAAAAGCTTACCGCGCCAGCGATCTCAACCGGCGCTCCGACCCGTCCCAACGGAACCTTTTGCGACAGCCTCGCGATAAACTCCGGCTGAGCTTCCTGGATGCCCGGATTGGGAAAGGGTCCGGGAGAGATCGTATTGCAGCGCACCCCGCATGCCCCGTAGTGAACCGCCAGATAGCGGGCCATCTGCCGCATCCCGGCCTTATTAACCCCGTATTCTATCGGATTGGTATTCATGGGTGACTCGTATATGCGGGGATCCGGGGCAACGCCGCCATACATGCTTGAAAACAGGACCAGGCTCCCCTGCCCTGCAGCCGCCATGAGATCCGCAACGGCGCGCGTCAGGATGAAAGTGCTGGTCAGATTGCCATGGTTCACTTCATCAAAATCCTCGGCGGTTAGCTCTGCCAGACGTTTCGGGGTGGCGGCATAGGTCAGGTTCACCAGCCCATGGGGCACGCCATGAGCGGATTGATGTTTTTCCACAAAGGGCAGCAAGGCATCCGTGTCGTGGGCATCCAGATCCACCGGGGTGATATCCCCGGCGAAGCTGGCTTTATCCAAAAAAGCGGCACTGCGGCCAGGCAAATCGGCACACAAGACACTTGCCCCCATTTCTGCCAGCGTCAGCACCGTGGACTGGCCCAACCATCCCGCCCCCCCTATGACCCAGATGCGCTGGCCAGTAAGATCAAAAGGTGATGGGGCAGGATTCATGGCGAACATACGCAATGATGCAGAGCAAGTTTTCGGCCCGATGAAGAAAGACGGCGTGGCTCTGTAAAAAGGTCGCGAATCCCGTCATCATGTTAGCTTTCCCCAGGCATGAAGCCTCATCCTTTCGGCCCCGCCATTCACTTTCGCGGACTGCCAATCTTGTTGTTAAACTGGATCATCGAACCGGCACCACCGGAAAAAGCGCCCCCTAAACGCGGAGGAACGTCTGTTTCCGGAAGGATCCATGCGTGCATGAGCTTCTGATCAGCCCGGTAGCGCAAAGCAGTGCGGAGGGCGAAGGCCAGTCCGGTCATCAACAGCACGCAGGCCACACTGGCACCTGCTGAAGCCATCAAGCCCCAATGACTGACAACGGGCTCAGCAACACTGACTGGCAAGGGGGACCCTGCGGCCACTTCATGAAGAACACCCTGGCCGTCCTGCTGATCAAGGGAGGCGGGCAGTGCCTTTTCCGACCAGAACAACCGTGTCGAAAGCCGGACAGCGAAGCGCTGCAACTGCTGCTCCGCCTCCTGCACCTGCATGGCGTCTTTGATGCAATCATCCGCCATTTCCGACATGGCAGCCAGAGAACTGAACTGGCTGATGACCGGGCTGACCATAAAACGCGCACGCCATGGCTCCCCCAGCGGATAAATGGCCAGGCAGACCTCCCCTTCACCCTTGAGCCGGGCAATCAGAGGCGCGAGCGAAGCTGTCGAATCCAGAGCCTGGTCCCTGTCCAAGACGAACAAGTAAAGACGGATTCGGGACTCGGAAGCATGAAATTGCAAGAGACGCTCCACATCCATGGCAGGCAGCTCTGTCACCAGGGCCTGGGGATCAATGAGATATTCGTTGACCGGCACCTGCGCCAGTCCTTCCAGCACTGAGACAGGCACGTTCCGCAAAGCAACTTCCGGGGTAGGCGCTGGAATCGCCGTGACCGGTGCCTGTCCGGCACCCAAAAGGCCGCCACGCAAAAAAAGCGACAGGTCATGAGGCTCTAGACCCGGTTCATCCAGGAAAAGCGGAGGTGAAACCATCATTCCGGGTGAGCCCAGAAAAAAAGTGTCCTGATTTTCCAGGCGATTGTTTTCAGGCAGCAAATTGGAGAAATGACTTCCTGGGGGGAGATGCCTGGTTTCTGCACTGTCCCATGTGGGCAGAGGTGGCTCATCCGAAGCTGGGGCGGATACAGCGCATAGAAGGAGGAAAGCAGTTCGCCACAGCACCCAGACTATTCGCTCCTGTTTTAAAGCCGTCATGGGGAAACATTCAATTCAGACATTGCTGCCGGTCTGAGCAGGCCTGTGGGCCGCACGAAGAGTTTGCAAACCCATGCTGCCCAGGTCGGAGCCGGCCATCTTGGCGGGGACTTCGGGAAGCGAACGTGTGCCTGCTTGCGCGAGCTTTTTGCCAAGAAGTTTTACCACGCGCTCCACGGCCTGACCGTAACGACGGCGATCCAGCAGACTGCTTACCTGGTTTAAAATATGCCGCGCATCGGCATCCCTGACATGTGCCTCCAGAGCATAGCCGAGCGTCAAAGCGGCATTTTGGTGCAGACAGTCAATGACCAGTGCAACTCCAAAGTCGTTCCGTTTGGATATCTGATGCGTGTGAAAAGCCCCATGGTTTACCAACCAGAAGCCCAGATCCCGCGAGGTCAACGCGAGAGGAACGGCCCCCAGGAAAACCACAAAAAAACACTGTGGAAACATTCGTTCAAATGCATCAAAAATGACCTCGAGATGGCGTTGCTCTTTCAGGCTGAGGCAGTTATGGTTGTCTGTGATCCTTTCCAGGCGCACCCATTCAGAACCCAGCAATCCACGAACTGTCGCCACACTGAATTCACAATATCCGCATTTGCCAGTACCGGAAGCCAAAGCCGCTGAGCAATGAGGGCATATCATATTTTCAATAATAACTAAAATATCAACCTCTAGCAACATTAAATCTGTGCCAAGCAAGAAATGACAGAGATTGGGTGTTTACGAAAAAAGTGTTTACACCCTCTCTGCATTGTGGTTCAAATCTCTACATCACTTGGTCTGGAAAATGCATTGGTTTTCTCCGACCCCCCACCCCTTCAGCATCGCCCATCATGAGACACAAATATTTATTCACTCTGGTAGCACTTGCTTCCCTGACCATCCAAGCCCAGGCCAAATGGAGCAAACTGCCTGCTGTGGATGAAAAACCAGTGAGCATTGCGACTGTTTTTTCCGGCACGTCCATCCACGAATCCAAAGGCTTCAATCCTGCTAACGCCCTGCTGATGGGAGATCCGGTGAAACCGGTGAATCTCGCTTCAGGTAAAAGTGAAGCCATTTTGAAGTTTGCCAAGCAGTCGATCATCAAGAGCGTGTCTTTTGTGAATGACGGCATTGAGGGCAAGGTGGCCCTTTCCACCAGCACGGACGGCAGCGCGTGGAGTCCTGTTGATAACAAAGTGTTCTCCCCGTCCGACCGGCTCATTCAACTCAATGGCGGTGCCTCCCAGGGCCGTTTTCTGCGGATGCAGTTTGATCTGGTCCGCGGCGGTGTGATCCGCAGCTTCCAGGCCATTGGCTCCAGCACGGATGCCAACTACACTGTCACCCAGAACGCCGATGGCACCGGCGCACCAGTCAACTTTGCTGCGGGCATGGGCGGAGGCCGTCTGCTCTACATCAGCCCTGAGCTTTATGGATCCCGGAATGATGCCGTGAAAAGCAACAAACTGGAGTTCCCTGAGTCGGATGAAAAATACCGCACGGCGGTTTACGATCTGGGCCAGGTGCGCACGCTTAACGAATTCGGTTCCATTCATTCGCCCCGTCCAGTCCGCTTCTCCGTGTATGCGTTTGATAACCTTCCTGAAAAGGAAGACTGGCGCGGACGGCTGGCCTTTGACCCCACCGTGTTTGATTCCTCAGAGCCAGTGGCCAAAGCAGAAGACACCACCGGCTCAGGCTTTCTCAAAGCCAAGCCAGGCAAGACTGTCAAGTCCCGTTACATCGCCCTGCGTTGGGAGCCTGACTTCAACCCCCCTGCCTTCAATGCTTATTCTGTCTCCATCACCGGTGCAGCCAGTGTCACCTATTCCGGCAACGGCGTGACTGTGACCACCGAAACCGATGCCGAGGGCAACTCTGTGAGCACGGTATCTGTAAATGGTCAGACCAATCTGGTCATTACGGTGGACGCCAACGGTAACGTGACGGTGACGGGTAGCGATGCAGGCCCAGGCGCTGACGGACCTTCCGTAGATGTCAACGGCACAGAAACCGGTCAAAGCGGCGAAGCTGCCACCATCAATGGGGTGACCATTGGCGCACCCAGTGCCAGCGGCGCGGGTCTAGCGGGACCAGAGCAACAACCTGCACCAACGCCGCCACCTGACGATACCGGAAGTCCGGAATAAGCCGCTTAAAGATCAGTGTTTTCCAGATGCGAGGCCAAACGGCCTCGCATTTTTTTTGTTTCAAATGCATGCAGTCACTCTTCTCAAACCACGCCGCCCACCTTGCAGCCGCTTGCAGTGATACTGAACTGCACAAAGACTGATTATCTATGCTCTTGGCAAATGTCTGAGACGTTCTTTACTCAGACCTACCATGAGTGCTTCCGTTTACGACTCCCCTGTGTTTCATATGGCCTGTCATCAGTTTGATCTGGTGGCGGATTTCCTCGATATTCCAGACAGCCTTCGCGACCGTCTCAAGATGCCACGGCGGGCGCTCACAGTCTCCATCCCTGTGCGGCGGGATGACGGCAGCACGACGGTCTTCACGGGGTATCGGGTGCAGCATCATTTGTCTCTGGGCCCCACCAAGGGCGGCATCCGGTTTCACCCTGACGTCACCATGGGTGAGGTGGCTGCCCTGGCCATGTGGATGAGCTGGAAATGTGCGCTGACCGGCCTCCCATATGGCGGAGCCAAGGGCGGGGTCTGCTGCGATCCCAGCCAGCTTTCAATCGGAGAGCTGGAGCGCCTGACCCGGCGCTATACCCAGGAGCTGATTCCCTTCATCGGCCCTCAACTGGATGTCCCTGCGCCGGACATGGGCACGAACGAGCAGGTCATGGCCTGGATGATGGACACATACTCTCTCCAGATTGGCCACTGCGTCCCCGGAGTCGTCACGGGCAAGCCGGTGGGCTTGGGCGGCTCCCTTGGCCGGCGCGAATCCACCGGCCGCGGGGTCGCCTATCTCGTCTCACGGGCCATGGATACGCTGGGCATCCGCGCAGAAGGGGCCACAGCGGTGATCCAAGGGTTTGGCAATGTCGGCTCCGTCGCCGCCATGTCTCTGGCCAAACAAGGCGTCAAAATTATCGCCGTCAGTGATGCGTACGGAGGCATTCACAATGCCGCCGGCTTGGAACTGAATGCCCTGAACGATTACGTCAGCCAGACCAAAAGTGTCGTGGGCTTTCCAGAGTCGGAACCCATCAGCAATGCAGAATTGCTCCTCCTCCCCTGTGACATCCTCATCCCGGCAGCCATGGAGCGGCAGATTGACGCCACCAACGCTGCCAAAATCCAGTGCCGCATTCTGGCGGAGGGTGCCAACGGACCCGTCACCCCGGATGCGGATTTAATCCTCCAACAACGCCCGGAGATCTTCATCATTCCGGACATCCTCTGCAACAGCGGCGGCGTCATTGTCTCCTACTTCGAATGGGTGCAGGATCTGCAGAGCTTCTTCTGGGGTGAAGGCGAGGTATTGGACAAACTGTTCCGAATCCTTGAGCAGGCCTTTAACCAGACGCTGCAAGTGCACCGCAAACAGAAGGTTTCCATGCGCTTTGCCGCACTCAGCCTGGGCATCAAAAGGGTGTGGGAAGCCAAGCAGACTCGCGGCCTTTATCCCTAAAAGAAACCGGGCCTGCCAGCGGCTGAAAAGGCTGCTGGCAGGTTATGAAAACGATTTGCGCAGGTGGCTGGGCAGGATGCCCAGAGCCTCGCGGTATTTCGCGACCGTGCGGCGCGCCACTTTGATGCCCTGCTTGTCCAGCAGCTTGGCCAGCTTGTCATCGCTGAGGGGCTTGGCCTTGGTTTCGGTCTTGATTAGGTCAGCAATGGCATTTTTGACACTGGTGTTGCTGAGGTCTTCACCGGAATCTGTTTTGACCCCGTGGCTGAAGAAAAACTTCAGCTCGTACACGCCATGCGGCGTGGCCATGTATTTGCCTGAGATGGCACGGCTCACCGTGGTCTCGTGCACGCCCACTTCATCGGCCACTTGCGCCATGTTCAGCGGCCGCAGGAAGCTCGTTCCCTTTTCCAGGAATTCCTGCTGATGCGCCAGGATCTGAATGGCGATCTTGTGGATGGTCTGCTGACGCTGATGGATGGAACGGATCAGGAATTTGCCGCTGCGGATCTTGTCCCGGATGTAGTTGCGCACCTCCCCGCTGCTGCTGGCCTGGCCCAGGAGGTCCTTGTAGGCATTGCTCAGGCGCAGGTTGGGAAGGTCGTCATTGTTCATCACCGGCACCCACTCCCCACCCAGCCTTTCCACGATGATGTCAGGGCTGACATAATTGTTGCTGCTCGGGTTAAAGCGCGATGCAGGCCGGGGATCCAGGGTGCTGATGAAATCGGCCGCACGGGAAACCTGTTCCAGCGGCACCCCCAGCTTGCGGGCCAGGATCGGGTAGCGTTTGTTGGCCAGGTCTTCCAGATACTGGTCCACCAGGCGATGGGCCAGGCTGTGTTTTTTACCCAGCCGCTCAAGCTGCACCAGCAGGCACTCGCGCAGGTCATCTGATCCCACCCCGACAGGGTCAAAAGACATCAGGACGGCTTTGGCGGCATGCAAGTCATCAATGGGGATGCTTTGATGAAGGCTCATGTCCTCCACAGAAGCATTCAGGAAACCCCGGTCATCCAGGCTGCCGATGAGAAATTCCACATTTCTGACCAGCAACGGGTCATTGATCTCCGCCGTGCGCAACTGCGTCACCAAGTGCTCCTGCAGGGTCGTCGGAGCCACAATGGAATCCATCAGGAACTGCCAGCGCTCCTGGTCTTCCGCACTGCGGTTGGTCGTCTGCATGCGGCTCTGAGCCCAGTACTCCCGCCATTCTTCATCCATCTGGGAAATGACATCGAGCTCATCGCGGTCACCTCCGTCCCGGTCATCCGGATCATCGGGCACGGCATCATCCAGAGACACATCCGGAGATTCAAGCTCCAGCACAGGATTGATTTCAATCTCCTGCTGGATGATCTGCCTCAGCTCAAGAGTGGGGGCCTGCAGGATCTGCAAGCTCTGCTGCATCTGGGGGCCGATGGCAAGCTTTTGAGTCTGGGTCTGGTATAGTCCTTGGTCTGCCATTGGTGGTTGGCCACACCCCTTTCATTGGTGTCACAGACAAGCAAGCAATAAGCGGGCCAAAATCGCATTTTGGTGATAAAATCGGACGAAAGTAAAAGCTGGCATGGGACTTTATTTAGGCTCTGGGCGCTTTTTACCAAGTCACTGTCATCGTTTCACACCACCGCCCGGGAATACTGCACCGGTGACAGCACCTTCGCAATCCAGGATGACAACCCCGACCTCACCCGCCGCCCCCAGCCGGTGCTGGAGCAATAGCCGGGCCACGTGGGTACTGCCCCATTCCACCTCGCGCTCAAAGTAACGCCCCAATGGCGTTTCCTGAGAGACTAGCGCCAGACACTCCACCGATTCATCAGCACTGGCATGCAAGCGGAATCCAAGCTGGCCGGAGCGGCTGTCCGCAGGCAAATCCAGCGCATGGCTGCGCCGCAACACCACGTGAAACCACGAGGGCTGTTCAGACTTCTGATCAAGAAAACCGGCCAGACGCCGCTCATGTGTCTCGCCAAAAAGCGGCCAGTCCAGCAGGAAGCCGCCGCCTTCCTGGGGCACCAGACGCAGGAGCGCACCGGCATCCGGATTGGCATCTGTCAGCACCAGGAAGAGCGGCACCTCTTCCTGTCCAGGCAGCGTGCGGGGCATCTCTGCAGCCAGTTTAAGCAATTTGAGCTTCGGCTTTTTGCGCTCAAAAAAACCTTCCACCTCCACCTGGTACTCATCTGCTTGCGATATCACCGCCGACCTTTCTGCCGCTGTTTCCGCTTTAAACAGTGATTGCAAAAGTGCTTCCGCTTCTTCATTGGCACGGACCAAATCCAGACCGGCAGAAGCAGCAGGCTGCATCCGCAGATCTCCCTCGGAGGGCACTCCCGCCCTGCGGATCTCAGGTTCCATGACTTCGGGTTGAGGCACCGCAGAGACCGGTTCAGAGACTGCTTCATCTTTCGTTTCCATTGCGACCTGCGGCAAAGGCGCGGGCGCGGGGGCGGGCTCTAGCGGAATGACGGAATCGTTTTCACCGGGGAGTTTCCCGACGTCCGTGTGGGGTGCTTCAAATTCCACCGCCAGGGGTCCTTTCAGATGCCCCCACAGCACCCAGCCGCCAAAGCCCAGAACCAGGAGCAGAAAGATGCCCAGGGGGACATTGCGTTCCTCGCGCTGCGGCCGCCAGGATGGGGCAGGATGATATTCTACCTCCCAGGACCCGATGCCGCCTGCGGAGTCATGCCGTGGGGCGAACTGCATGCTGGGCACATAGGCAGGCGGAGTGGGTGAATACGGCACAGCCTGACTTCCGGCCTCTGCCGCAGACGGCAAATGCGACGGAACGATGCCGAAGGGCGACTGGCCGGAAGGCATCATCGGCTGCCAGGTGGCCGGGGCCGCCGGTGCAGGCGGAAACAAGGACGGGGGGTGTGGGCTGTAGAGCGGTGCCTGCTCAGGAGCCGGCGGCCAGACAGGCAAAGACTGCGGAAGAGCGGAGGGCGGTGAGGCGGAGAATGATGGAGCCGCAGGCTCCGTAGGCGGACGGCTCGGCTGGACCCGCCTTTGAATCGGCAGGCTGGTCACCGGATGCAGGAAGGGCCCGGATGCCGCAGGGTAAGATTCCCTCGGAGCACTGCGGGCGCAATGCGGGCATGTCACCATTGCCCCCTGCTGCTGGGGCAGCGAAAGGAACGGACGCGAACACGCAGGGCAGCGCAGGCTGACAACACCATTGACCATGGAAACGGACTATCGCCTCATTTACGCATCCCGCCAGTCCTCGGTTTTGTCTTCATCACAAAAGGGTAAGTGCGCCCGCCCGGATTCGAACCGAGAACCAAGGGATTATGAGTCCCCTGCTCTAACCGTTGAGCTACAAGCGCCTTTTCCTGGCTCTCATGAGGGTTTAAGCCATGGCTCCATCCGGTGCAAATTGCTTTTTCAGGACGCTGTTGCAATGGCCGTGACGAAGAGGTGCAGCGCAATCAGATTCCTCAGCTTGGATCTGTAGCAAGCTTGTCCGCCATCCAGAGGGCAAAGAGGTGGGCGTCCCAGATCATGGTGGGCCAGCCGTGTTTTTTGCCGGGGCGGATGAGGAGTTCGACGGTCTTGCCCATCTCCGTGGCGCGCTTTTGGAAACGCTGGGACTGCTCGAGAGGGACCAAGATATCGGCATCGCCATGAACGATGAAGACGGGTGGCAGCCGGGCTGTGACGTGGAAGATGGGTGAGACGCCCTGGCCAATGACTTTCCATTTTTCCAGATCGGCGGCATCGGGGCCGAAGGAGTTGCGGTAGCTTTTGGGCGGGCCGCCATCGTGCAGGTTCTGGGTGGAGGGGCCGAGGTTGAGCAGATCCGTGACGGGATAGAAAACAGTGGCTGCCTGGACGGAGCTGTCTTCACGGTCAATAGGGTCAGGCGAAGCGGGATCGCCGGGGCCGCCACGGGTGGCGAGCATGAGGCTCAAATGGCCGCCGGAGCTGCCGCCGATGACGCCGAGGCGCTTGGGATCAATGCAGTAATCCTTGGCATGATGGCGGACAAAACGGGTGGCGCGGTTCACGTCGTCCACGATCTCCATGATCGTGGCTTGCGGCTGGGAAAGATGAGATACGGCGATGACGGTCAGCCCCTGGCGCAGGAATGAGGCCGCCATCCAGGGCTGGAACTTATCAGGGGCCGACTTCCATGAGCCGCTGACCATCATGAGCACCCCTGCCCCGTTCGGTTTTTCCGGACGGATGACGTTGAGAGTCAGGTCTGTGCCATGCCTCTGAGCATAGACGATGCCGCGTGTCTCCGTGTAAGCCGGGGTAAAATACCACCAGGCCAGACCGACCACAAGGACCAGTAATAACACCCCCAGCAGGACGCACCTGATGGCAGCACGAATGTACCGGCGGGAGCGGCTCATGAACACAAATCAGCAACCGCGCGTGTCGCGTAGCTAAGTGACAAAGAAACAAGCCAGGGCCGTTACGGCTTGCGAGAGGTTGGCGCGGGCTTCGGCTTTTCCTTCTTCGGCTTCTTGACTTCCTTTTTGTGAGCGTTGTTGCCTTTGGCCATATGCGTAAAGTGTTGTTAAACCGACGTCCATAGATAAGGCAACGCGCGGCAGCCTGCAAGGGACGGTAAAGAGAAATTTAACGGTCACCCTCTTTTACTTTAGAGGCACCTTGACCGCCTTCTTCGGCTGCCGCCACACCTGGGCATAATGATGCGCCAGCCGGAGCTTTTGGGCGACTTTCACCGGGATGACAAAAGGATACAGTTCCGACTCTCCAATGCTGTTGGAAACCTCATTCAGCACGCTGGAAAGGCAGATCCAGCGCTGAAGCCAGGCCAGAAAGGCATCATTGGCCACAGGGTCATGTTTGAGAATGGTGGGTAGAAAGCCAGCCTCCACTGGCAGGATCACCAGCGGCAGGGCCATGTGCTGCACCTGGATGCCCAGGCTTTCACAGGTCTCCAGGCCATCGGTGATTTGCAGATAATGCGCCCACGTCTCTGCCCAGTCTTCCCAGGGATGGGAGGCGGCATAACCGGTGATGTAATCGGTCTCCCAGCC is part of the Prosthecobacter sp. SYSU 5D2 genome and encodes:
- the rpoN gene encoding RNA polymerase factor sigma-54, with protein sequence MADQGLYQTQTQKLAIGPQMQQSLQILQAPTLELRQIIQQEIEINPVLELESPDVSLDDAVPDDPDDRDGGDRDELDVISQMDEEWREYWAQSRMQTTNRSAEDQERWQFLMDSIVAPTTLQEHLVTQLRTAEINDPLLVRNVEFLIGSLDDRGFLNASVEDMSLHQSIPIDDLHAAKAVLMSFDPVGVGSDDLRECLLVQLERLGKKHSLAHRLVDQYLEDLANKRYPILARKLGVPLEQVSRAADFISTLDPRPASRFNPSSNNYVSPDIIVERLGGEWVPVMNNDDLPNLRLSNAYKDLLGQASSSGEVRNYIRDKIRSGKFLIRSIHQRQQTIHKIAIQILAHQQEFLEKGTSFLRPLNMAQVADEVGVHETTVSRAISGKYMATPHGVYELKFFFSHGVKTDSGEDLSNTSVKNAIADLIKTETKAKPLSDDKLAKLLDKQGIKVARRTVAKYREALGILPSHLRKSFS
- a CDS encoding F0F1 ATP synthase subunit delta, whose translation is MKISKEVRRTSRQLFRLCMVNGKLDESRVRMIVDKIIATKPRGYHGLLDSLAAQVRNEIESQRAVVESATPLTADIQSGLNTSLSQKYGRELALEYHIKPELLGGIRVKVGSDVWDGSVKARLEALKASLS
- a CDS encoding SDR family oxidoreductase, giving the protein MNPAPSPFDLTGQRIWVIGGAGWLGQSTVLTLAEMGASVLCADLPGRSAAFLDKASFAGDITPVDLDAHDTDALLPFVEKHQSAHGVPHGLVNLTYAATPKRLAELTAEDFDEVNHGNLTSTFILTRAVADLMAAAGQGSLVLFSSMYGGVAPDPRIYESPMNTNPIEYGVNKAGMRQMARYLAVHYGACGVRCNTISPGPFPNPGIQEAQPEFIARLSQKVPLGRVGAPVEIAGAVSFLLSDAASYITGIDLPVDGGWTAW
- a CDS encoding ATP synthase F0 subunit B; protein product: MTTTFLAASDIADQFGLELPKLIAQVIIFLVVFYVLKTKAFGPIMGMLEQRRMRIADGESKLEKIARDLAEAEKNAQAIVDKANDDANRMVKEAGDSAKSLAEKRQQEAIQEAGQILVKAREAAKMEHEQVMAQLKAEFGRMVTDATTRVTGKVLNTDDQARINQETSAQVSR
- the atpE gene encoding ATP synthase F0 subunit C; amino-acid sequence: MSMAAEAAPAAAAAAQGISGSLTLGLAGAGAAIGIGLIGGKAVEAVGRNPGAAGSIQTLAIIGMALAEAVAIYALIIAFQGR
- a CDS encoding Glu/Leu/Phe/Val dehydrogenase, with the translated sequence MSASVYDSPVFHMACHQFDLVADFLDIPDSLRDRLKMPRRALTVSIPVRRDDGSTTVFTGYRVQHHLSLGPTKGGIRFHPDVTMGEVAALAMWMSWKCALTGLPYGGAKGGVCCDPSQLSIGELERLTRRYTQELIPFIGPQLDVPAPDMGTNEQVMAWMMDTYSLQIGHCVPGVVTGKPVGLGGSLGRRESTGRGVAYLVSRAMDTLGIRAEGATAVIQGFGNVGSVAAMSLAKQGVKIIAVSDAYGGIHNAAGLELNALNDYVSQTKSVVGFPESEPISNAELLLLPCDILIPAAMERQIDATNAAKIQCRILAEGANGPVTPDADLILQQRPEIFIIPDILCNSGGVIVSYFEWVQDLQSFFWGEGEVLDKLFRILEQAFNQTLQVHRKQKVSMRFAALSLGIKRVWEAKQTRGLYP
- the atpB gene encoding F0F1 ATP synthase subunit A — protein: MDVSFTFPSSALLLAEVSRKAVSLLGGGERESFWAFVTNSCLVAAIVTGVIIWMANKATSKMTLIPHPWQNFFESIIEAVYNQVEAIVGPKQAPRAFPLLATLFIFILVSNYFGLLPGVGTIGWGHGYGVLSMTHITEPLLRPATADLNMTLGMALCFMLVWFYLTIRELGVWGFIKHTFGAKGGATGIMGIFIALVFLLVGAIEIVSIMFRPGSLSLRLFGNIYAGETLLHTMMTLGDMFGLGAVGKFIIATIAPIPFYFMELLVGLLQAAVFTLLCAVYIQLSTTHDEHHGEEHGHDHH